The following coding sequences are from one uncultured Desulfobacter sp. window:
- a CDS encoding UvrD-helicase domain-containing protein: protein MKFIADLHIHSKYSRATAKNLDLEHVYHSARVKGITLVGTGDFTHPAWIQEIETKLDPAEPGLFALKKEIAEQIDADVPASCQGPVRFILQCEISNIYKKEDRVRKNHNLIYLPDLDTAKKFNARLDAIGNINSDGRPILGLDARDLLEIMLETSDRGFFVPAHIWTPWFSMFGSKSGFDTIEACFGDLSAHIFACETGLSSDPPMNWRVKDLDRVRLISNSDAHSPKFLGRNASVFDTELSFDAVRGALETHDLNRYKGTLDMYPHQGKYHYDGHRKCGVCLNPDETAAVDGVCPECGKPLTLGVLYRVRDLADRPEGFKPENRHPHSYVVPLADILSQIFGVGPNTKKVNTHYDKAINALGPELAILTQLSLDNIERAGVPLLAQAVQKMRDGDIHIDPGFDGEYGKVNIFTREEKAYIQGEKSLFVDVAPRKRTEKIAGASRIPEKPPKKDAALPLSQKKENPAPVVPTHILDGLNPEQERAVKSQSKAVVIQAGPGTGKTRTLTARIAWLLKENKTAPGNILALTFTNKAAGELADRIESFIPKGGRLVTAATFHGFCLNMLKHYADFDRGLMEDDLRLEVLESAFKRVTGDKKVPKRTVLKLDAWISRQKQQLKEPGDENPAEAAGKPIDDFDPIRPDVYNVYDQMLDDRGLADFEDLIFMCFRLFSKEADLLDQVRQQYQFVFVDEYQDLNLGQYQLVKLLAQNSHIFVIGDPDQSIYGFRGSDSRFFNRFEIDFPGCEQIRLRQNYRSTQTILDASFQVICTGSDPDRDLDNDHRKIYTTLDGTQKICIRETAGESAEAVAVGKIIEKGVGGLSFLSMDKGSGPDFGVDREYSFSDFAVLYRTRQQAQAFAHAFDKVGIPFQTADREQWIDMPGIKELLALVRIFLGRSSEAEREQFAPFTAKIEALCAPMKTSTLLDTLGGRLDINTLAQTDEKLAAAWRRLNTLAHRYPEPGALIDALRLDQDPDFLDKAVEKVSLMTMHAAKGLEFPVVFLAGCENGTIPFARDGKNVEDPDEERRLFYVAMTRAKEMLYLTYARKRRIFGREQQRTRSCFIDDIEKELARYEKGEKPAKKQKPKEIQLELF, encoded by the coding sequence ATGAAATTTATAGCAGACCTGCACATCCATTCAAAATATTCCCGGGCCACGGCCAAAAATCTTGACCTGGAGCACGTTTACCACAGTGCCCGGGTGAAGGGTATAACCCTGGTGGGCACCGGGGATTTTACCCACCCGGCCTGGATCCAGGAGATAGAGACAAAGCTTGATCCTGCCGAGCCCGGACTGTTTGCGTTAAAAAAAGAGATCGCAGAACAGATTGATGCCGATGTGCCTGCCTCTTGCCAGGGACCTGTGCGTTTTATCCTTCAGTGTGAGATCTCCAATATATATAAAAAGGAAGATCGGGTCCGCAAAAACCATAATTTGATCTACCTGCCGGACCTGGACACGGCAAAAAAGTTCAATGCCCGCCTGGATGCCATCGGCAACATCAACTCCGACGGCCGGCCGATTCTGGGCCTGGATGCCAGGGATCTTCTGGAGATTATGCTCGAAACATCCGACCGGGGCTTTTTTGTTCCGGCGCACATCTGGACACCGTGGTTTTCCATGTTCGGTTCCAAATCCGGCTTTGATACCATTGAGGCGTGTTTTGGTGATTTAAGCGCCCATATATTTGCCTGTGAGACCGGGCTCTCTTCGGATCCGCCCATGAACTGGCGGGTGAAAGATCTGGACCGGGTCCGCCTGATATCCAATTCCGATGCCCATTCACCGAAATTTTTGGGCCGCAACGCGTCTGTGTTTGATACGGAACTCTCATTTGATGCGGTGCGCGGTGCCCTGGAAACCCATGATCTCAACAGGTATAAAGGCACCCTGGATATGTATCCCCACCAGGGCAAATACCACTATGACGGTCACCGCAAATGCGGGGTGTGTCTCAATCCCGATGAGACGGCAGCGGTGGACGGGGTTTGTCCCGAATGCGGGAAACCCCTGACCCTGGGGGTGCTGTACCGGGTCCGGGACCTGGCTGACAGGCCCGAAGGATTTAAACCTGAAAACCGGCATCCCCATTCCTATGTGGTGCCCCTGGCGGACATTTTATCCCAGATTTTCGGGGTGGGGCCCAATACCAAAAAGGTGAACACCCATTATGATAAGGCCATCAATGCGTTGGGACCGGAATTAGCGATACTCACACAGCTCTCGCTTGACAACATAGAACGTGCCGGTGTGCCGCTGCTGGCCCAGGCTGTACAAAAGATGCGGGACGGGGATATTCACATTGATCCAGGGTTCGACGGCGAGTATGGAAAGGTCAATATTTTTACCCGGGAGGAAAAGGCGTATATCCAGGGAGAGAAAAGTCTGTTTGTTGATGTGGCGCCCCGTAAACGAACGGAAAAAATTGCCGGTGCATCCCGGATTCCTGAAAAGCCTCCAAAAAAAGATGCGGCATTACCTTTGTCCCAAAAGAAAGAGAACCCGGCCCCTGTTGTTCCCACGCATATTCTGGACGGTCTGAACCCGGAGCAGGAGAGGGCGGTTAAATCCCAATCAAAGGCTGTGGTGATCCAGGCAGGTCCTGGCACCGGCAAAACCCGGACCCTTACGGCCAGAATTGCCTGGCTGCTCAAGGAGAACAAAACCGCACCTGGGAATATCCTGGCCTTAACCTTTACAAATAAAGCGGCCGGGGAGCTTGCCGATCGGATTGAATCCTTCATCCCAAAGGGAGGTCGGCTTGTTACGGCCGCCACCTTTCACGGATTCTGCCTTAATATGCTCAAGCATTATGCCGATTTTGACCGCGGGCTGATGGAAGATGATCTGCGGCTTGAGGTGCTGGAATCGGCCTTTAAACGTGTGACCGGCGACAAAAAGGTGCCCAAAAGAACCGTGTTAAAACTGGATGCCTGGATCAGCCGTCAAAAACAGCAATTAAAGGAACCCGGTGATGAAAACCCGGCGGAGGCGGCGGGTAAGCCCATCGACGATTTTGACCCGATCCGGCCAGACGTGTACAACGTCTATGACCAAATGCTTGACGACCGCGGTCTGGCTGATTTCGAAGATTTGATTTTCATGTGTTTCAGGCTGTTTTCCAAGGAGGCGGATCTGCTTGACCAGGTCCGTCAACAGTATCAATTCGTTTTTGTGGATGAGTACCAGGACCTGAATCTGGGCCAATACCAGCTGGTCAAGCTTCTGGCACAAAATAGCCATATCTTCGTCATTGGTGATCCCGACCAGTCCATCTACGGATTCAGGGGCTCGGACAGCCGGTTTTTCAACCGGTTTGAAATTGATTTCCCCGGGTGCGAACAGATTCGCCTGCGCCAGAATTATCGTTCCACCCAGACCATCCTGGACGCCTCTTTCCAGGTGATATGCACCGGCAGCGACCCGGATAGAGATCTGGACAATGACCATCGTAAAATCTATACAACCCTGGACGGCACACAAAAAATTTGTATCCGTGAAACGGCCGGTGAAAGCGCAGAAGCCGTTGCCGTGGGAAAGATCATTGAAAAAGGGGTGGGGGGACTCTCTTTTCTCTCCATGGACAAAGGCTCAGGACCCGATTTCGGGGTGGACAGGGAATACTCTTTTTCCGATTTTGCCGTGCTCTACCGCACCCGGCAGCAGGCCCAGGCCTTTGCCCATGCCTTTGACAAAGTCGGCATCCCGTTCCAGACCGCAGACCGGGAACAGTGGATCGACATGCCGGGCATTAAAGAATTGCTGGCCCTGGTAAGGATTTTTCTTGGTCGCAGCAGTGAAGCTGAGCGGGAACAGTTCGCACCGTTTACGGCCAAAATTGAAGCCCTTTGCGCCCCCATGAAGACGTCAACCCTGCTTGATACCCTGGGTGGCCGGCTGGATATCAATACCCTGGCCCAAACCGATGAAAAACTGGCAGCGGCATGGCGGCGGCTTAACACACTTGCACACCGTTATCCTGAGCCAGGTGCGCTTATAGATGCGTTACGGCTGGACCAGGATCCCGATTTTTTGGACAAAGCCGTTGAAAAGGTCTCTTTGATGACCATGCATGCGGCCAAGGGCCTTGAGTTTCCAGTGGTGTTTCTTGCCGGTTGCGAAAACGGCACCATCCCCTTTGCCCGGGACGGGAAAAACGTGGAAGACCCGGATGAGGAGCGCCGTCTTTTTTATGTGGCCATGACCCGGGCAAAGGAGATGCTCTATTTGACATATGCACGAAAAAGACGCATATTCGGCCGGGAGCAGCAAAGAACCCGGTCCTGTTTCATTGATGATATTGAAAAGGAACTGGCTCGGTATGAAAAAGGAGAAAAGCCGGCTAAAAAACAAAAACCCAAGGAGATTCAGCTGGAATTGTTTTAG
- a CDS encoding DUF58 domain-containing protein, whose protein sequence is MANTTTKYLYRVYARLDRLSFWKRNKFSMAGNFLIYALILTACLGLDTFRSMVYQLFAMLFSLFVVSNTLSFKSPKGLFATRLLPEYGTAGTPVSYTILVGNRTNRPKKGFEIRERFSNARPSLQRFADAREPHEHLRNAWDRKFKLERWKWLVRQKQNAVVRGRKVPPVPPETRVVVRATLTPLNRGYIYLKGFTFLKKEPLGFTRAFYHTTCDGRLLVLPRRYNVPKLPLPGSRKHHTGGIALTSKVGNSDEFISLREYRPGDPMRLIHWKSLAKTGKLIIRENRDEHFVRHALILDTYAPQGATREFETAVSIAASYAANLVTGESLLDIFFAGNRIYHYASGRGLLGNTKFLEILALIQPTKENAFTPVSRAVLKYKQRLSGCIVIFTGLDNERLDFLDSLKANGITTTAFLVANDSAVSPGGAVHRIDPDNVEASLNRAIL, encoded by the coding sequence GTGGCAAATACGACGACAAAATATCTCTACCGCGTGTATGCCCGGCTGGACAGACTCTCTTTCTGGAAAAGAAACAAATTCTCCATGGCCGGCAATTTTTTAATCTATGCCTTGATCCTGACCGCCTGCCTGGGTCTGGATACCTTCCGAAGCATGGTTTATCAGCTCTTTGCAATGCTTTTCTCACTATTTGTTGTGTCGAACACGCTCTCTTTTAAATCCCCCAAGGGACTTTTTGCAACAAGACTTCTGCCCGAATACGGCACCGCCGGTACCCCTGTGAGCTACACGATTCTTGTGGGCAACCGGACCAACCGTCCCAAAAAGGGCTTTGAAATCCGGGAGCGTTTCAGCAATGCGCGCCCCTCCCTGCAACGGTTTGCCGACGCCAGGGAGCCCCATGAGCATTTACGAAATGCCTGGGACAGAAAATTTAAACTGGAGCGCTGGAAATGGCTGGTCCGTCAAAAACAAAACGCGGTTGTAAGAGGCAGAAAGGTGCCGCCCGTCCCCCCGGAAACCCGGGTTGTCGTCCGGGCAACATTGACGCCCCTGAACCGTGGCTACATTTATCTAAAAGGGTTCACATTTCTTAAAAAAGAACCGCTGGGATTCACCCGGGCCTTTTATCATACCACCTGTGACGGGCGGCTTCTTGTTCTGCCCAGGCGCTATAATGTCCCCAAGCTGCCCCTGCCCGGGTCCCGAAAACACCACACAGGCGGCATTGCCCTGACATCAAAGGTGGGCAACTCCGATGAATTCATCTCGTTGAGGGAGTACAGGCCCGGTGATCCCATGCGCCTTATCCACTGGAAAAGTCTTGCCAAAACCGGAAAACTCATTATCCGGGAAAACCGGGATGAACACTTCGTCAGACACGCCCTGATCCTGGACACCTACGCTCCCCAAGGTGCAACCCGGGAATTTGAGACCGCCGTAAGTATCGCCGCCTCCTATGCGGCAAACCTTGTGACAGGCGAGTCGTTGCTGGATATTTTCTTTGCAGGTAACCGGATCTACCATTATGCCTCGGGCAGGGGGCTTTTGGGCAACACGAAGTTTTTAGAAATCCTGGCATTGATTCAACCCACAAAAGAGAACGCCTTTACGCCGGTATCCCGGGCCGTGCTCAAGTATAAACAGCGTTTGAGCGGATGTATTGTCATATTCACCGGACTGGACAATGAACGCCTGGACTTTCTCGACAGTTTAAAGGCAAACGGCATTACCACAACCGCCTTTCTTGTGGCCAACGACAGTGCGGTGTCCCCCGGTGGTGCAGTCCACCGCATTGATCCCGACAATGTTGAAGCAAGTCTGAACAGGGCAATATTATGA
- a CDS encoding MoxR family ATPase: MTGFDTYTKLFQNITGIIKGQDYTITLLLSGLAAGGHILLEDAPGNGKTTLAKALAFSADANFKRIQFTPDLLPSDVCGVSIFNPSTQKFRLHKGPVFTNILLADEINRASPRTQSALLEAMAESQVSIDGKMLKLDDFFFVIATQNPVESRGTYPLPEAQMDRFALKLSMGYVTPDDEVDILTNQETKEPVDAVVPCVTKSEIIAMRQAVDHVFISRELKYYIVSLVGQTRTHKGIALGAGHRASITLMKTAKAYALFSGSDFVTPEHIQELAVPVMAHRLVLDPEFSFSGHSAAGTIHDIVTATKAPG, translated from the coding sequence ATGACGGGATTTGACACCTATACAAAGCTGTTCCAAAACATTACCGGCATTATAAAGGGCCAGGATTACACCATCACTCTGCTGCTTTCAGGCCTTGCCGCAGGCGGGCATATCCTGCTTGAAGATGCGCCCGGTAACGGAAAAACAACCCTGGCCAAGGCCCTTGCGTTTTCGGCTGATGCAAATTTTAAAAGAATCCAGTTTACGCCGGATCTATTGCCCTCGGATGTCTGCGGGGTCTCCATCTTTAATCCGTCAACACAAAAGTTCAGGCTTCATAAGGGGCCGGTCTTTACCAACATTCTCCTGGCCGACGAAATCAACCGGGCTTCGCCGAGGACCCAGTCGGCTTTGCTTGAAGCCATGGCGGAATCCCAGGTCAGCATTGACGGTAAAATGTTAAAGCTGGACGATTTCTTCTTTGTCATCGCCACCCAGAACCCCGTGGAATCCAGGGGCACCTATCCGCTGCCCGAGGCCCAGATGGACCGCTTTGCCCTCAAACTGTCCATGGGGTATGTAACGCCCGACGATGAGGTGGACATTTTAACAAACCAGGAGACAAAAGAGCCTGTGGACGCGGTTGTGCCCTGTGTTACGAAATCGGAAATCATTGCCATGAGACAGGCGGTGGATCATGTGTTTATCAGCAGGGAGCTTAAATATTATATTGTGAGCCTTGTGGGACAGACCCGGACCCATAAAGGCATCGCGTTAGGCGCCGGACACAGGGCCTCCATCACCTTGATGAAAACGGCCAAGGCCTATGCCCTTTTTTCGGGCAGTGATTTTGTCACGCCCGAACATATCCAGGAACTGGCCGTACCGGTGATGGCCCACCGCCTGGTTTTGGACCCGGAATTCAGTTTTTCGGGCCATTCAGCGGCCGGCACCATTCACGACATTGTCACAGCCACCAAAGCGCCGGGGTAA
- the galT gene encoding galactose-1-phosphate uridylyltransferase, whose amino-acid sequence MHKHKSFEKNPENRPHRRFNLMTGEWVLVSPHRIDRTCTGQPQEPYKTHSVQHDSGCSMCPGNQRTSGEINPMYTQPLIFTEDLPALLPDTDLQKPPLDTLLQTAPESGLCRVICYHPRHDLTMARMNENQIRAVIDAWIDEFNMLCQEKDIAYIQIFENKRDLMDNAKPHPHGHIWASSFIPNIPLKEDFRQQCYMQDHDRCLLCDYLKRELDEKKRIVFSNETFICLVPFWAAWPFETMILPRRHMGAINFMDEKEKTDLSAIIRKLNVCYDNLFEGEFPYAMGIHQQPIIQGPAGTSAIWHFHLHYYPPMACPQSMKNRMAGYEMLAMHQRDITPEKAADMLRSQPSIHYLDKV is encoded by the coding sequence ATGCATAAACACAAATCCTTTGAAAAAAATCCAGAGAACCGACCCCACCGGCGGTTCAACCTGATGACCGGGGAATGGGTCCTGGTCTCTCCCCACCGGATAGATCGGACCTGCACCGGACAACCACAGGAACCGTACAAAACGCATTCTGTCCAGCATGATTCCGGATGCAGTATGTGCCCGGGCAACCAGCGGACATCGGGCGAAATCAACCCGATGTACACCCAGCCGCTTATTTTCACCGAAGACCTTCCGGCCCTGCTGCCGGATACAGATTTGCAAAAGCCCCCATTGGACACCCTGCTCCAGACGGCTCCGGAGTCGGGTCTGTGCAGGGTCATCTGTTATCATCCCCGGCATGACCTGACCATGGCCCGCATGAACGAAAATCAGATCCGTGCCGTAATAGACGCATGGATTGATGAATTTAATATGCTGTGCCAAGAAAAAGATATTGCCTATATCCAGATTTTTGAAAACAAAAGGGATTTGATGGACAATGCAAAGCCCCATCCCCACGGACATATCTGGGCCAGCAGCTTTATTCCCAACATCCCCCTGAAAGAAGATTTTCGGCAGCAATGTTACATGCAGGACCATGACCGCTGCCTGTTGTGCGATTATCTTAAACGCGAACTCGACGAAAAAAAACGCATTGTCTTTTCCAATGAGACCTTTATATGCCTGGTACCGTTCTGGGCGGCATGGCCCTTTGAAACCATGATTCTTCCCCGGCGCCACATGGGGGCCATTAACTTTATGGATGAAAAGGAGAAAACGGATCTTTCCGCCATCATCCGTAAGTTGAATGTCTGTTATGATAATCTATTTGAAGGTGAGTTTCCCTATGCCATGGGGATTCATCAGCAGCCCATCATACAGGGCCCTGCCGGCACAAGCGCCATATGGCATTTCCATCTTCACTATTATCCGCCGATGGCGTGCCCCCAAAGTATGAAAAATCGAATGGCAGGTTATGAAATGCTGGCCATGCACCAACGGGACATCACCCCGGAAAAAGCCGCCGATATGCTCAGATCGCAACCTTCGATCCATTATCTTGACAAGGTATGA
- a CDS encoding 4a-hydroxytetrahydrobiopterin dehydratase gives MKFLTEHKCIPCEKGGPAATAQEINDYKPQVPEWDIVDIKGIPSLKRVFRFKNFKLALAFVNQVAELAETEYHHPTLILDWGRVEVRWTTHKIKGLHKNDFSMAAKTDAMLES, from the coding sequence ATGAAATTCTTAACCGAACACAAATGTATTCCATGCGAAAAAGGCGGACCTGCTGCAACAGCCCAAGAGATAAACGATTATAAGCCCCAGGTTCCGGAATGGGACATCGTTGATATAAAAGGAATTCCGTCTTTAAAACGTGTATTTCGTTTTAAAAATTTCAAACTGGCCCTGGCCTTTGTGAACCAGGTGGCGGAATTGGCCGAGACCGAATATCATCACCCCACATTGATTCTGGACTGGGGACGCGTGGAAGTACGATGGACAACCCATAAAATAAAAGGGCTGCATAAAAATGATTTTTCCATGGCGGCCAAAACAGATGCCATGCTCGAGTCATAA
- a CDS encoding diguanylate cyclase: MKFAAQRIIFFAAFMFIVAGGTQSFAADDLQTIKFTETEQKWLDEKRTLRFSEVNWKPLSDVDHFPDYRGIIAEYLKIVSDATGMKLTFHQSDTWYDVITKFKNGEIDLIPAVSLCDDIGPNAVFTQPYITFPLVIATRLDTDFIGYTNELNGKKVGVGRNYTSYFFIKKNYPQITLIQTDDVLQGLRLLEKEKVDAFVGHLAVIVHIMNNTNLRVKIAGKTEYDFEHRIGLNQENETALEIFNKVFAGISSRQHNSIYNKWIKMGEKRVDYAFIWKIAVLLAILFSGVGAFIIYRYYLLNQLNQKLMAMANTDALTQCANRKKLNEELEGAAYGLQRYSIPYSLILIDLDDFKQVNDCFGHAVGDEVLQAVSLILRNNVRQMDTVGRWGGEEFLIICTNTDIHGAKETAAKLHNIIQSYHFPGIRKMTASLGVAQCGRSESIKDLFVRIDAALYRAKEKGKNRVEVA; this comes from the coding sequence ATGAAATTTGCTGCGCAACGGATCATTTTTTTTGCCGCATTTATGTTTATTGTTGCGGGGGGTACCCAAAGCTTTGCAGCAGACGATCTCCAGACAATAAAATTTACTGAAACCGAGCAGAAATGGTTGGATGAAAAACGAACACTGCGGTTTAGTGAAGTCAATTGGAAGCCGTTGTCGGATGTTGACCATTTCCCGGATTACCGGGGCATCATTGCAGAATATTTAAAAATTGTGTCCGATGCCACCGGTATGAAGCTGACGTTTCATCAAAGTGATACATGGTATGACGTAATTACGAAATTTAAAAACGGTGAAATTGATTTAATCCCTGCCGTCTCCCTGTGCGATGACATTGGCCCCAATGCTGTGTTTACCCAACCTTATATTACCTTCCCCCTGGTGATCGCAACACGATTGGACACGGATTTTATCGGCTATACCAATGAATTAAACGGTAAAAAGGTGGGCGTCGGCAGGAATTATACCAGCTATTTTTTTATAAAAAAAAATTATCCGCAGATAACCCTGATTCAGACCGATGATGTGCTGCAAGGCCTCAGACTGCTGGAAAAAGAAAAAGTCGATGCCTTTGTGGGCCATCTGGCGGTGATCGTTCATATTATGAACAATACAAATCTCCGTGTTAAAATTGCAGGCAAAACGGAATATGATTTTGAACACCGGATAGGACTTAATCAAGAAAATGAGACTGCCCTGGAAATATTCAATAAAGTATTTGCAGGTATCAGCAGCCGGCAGCACAATTCGATCTATAATAAATGGATTAAAATGGGCGAAAAAAGGGTTGACTATGCGTTTATTTGGAAAATTGCAGTCCTTTTGGCCATTCTCTTTTCCGGTGTCGGCGCGTTTATTATTTATCGATATTACCTTTTAAATCAGTTGAATCAAAAACTGATGGCCATGGCCAATACCGATGCACTGACCCAGTGTGCCAATCGAAAAAAATTAAATGAGGAACTTGAGGGCGCAGCCTACGGCCTGCAGCGCTATAGCATCCCTTATAGCCTCATTCTAATTGATTTAGATGATTTTAAACAGGTTAATGACTGTTTTGGCCATGCCGTCGGCGATGAGGTGTTACAAGCGGTCTCTTTGATTTTAAGAAACAATGTTCGGCAAATGGATACCGTCGGCCGATGGGGGGGAGAAGAGTTTTTAATTATCTGTACAAATACGGATATCCATGGCGCAAAAGAGACGGCTGCAAAACTGCATAACATTATTCAATCTTATCATTTTCCTGGGATACGCAAAATGACGGCATCGTTGGGTGTTGCCCAGTGCGGAAGATCCGAGTCCATTAAAGATCTTTTCGTGCGTATTGATGCGGCCCTTTACCGTGCCAAGGAAAAGGGCAAAAATCGTGTTGAGGTCGCCTGA
- a CDS encoding thioredoxin family protein, whose translation MDDTTKERIEAWTPLGRPTLSIADTEHLEQKTFETFARRWQEVSDSISWTNGSRPADLPGFFLKKNILYSALPLERELDPFLKGLDALDQPQLGDGIQNTLNTIEVPCRLTLYIALQCPHCPGMVERLIPLAAACENIHLHIIDGSLFPEKAQEDKVMSAPCLILNDDARWTGAVAEEEILDMIVNKESMDLDTKALKTILEDGRAEWITERMQTSGQLFRGFAGLLLHDTWSVRLGAMVVVEALAENSPALCADIEKILVDAFSTSDVPVQGDILYGLGEIGTPDTRDWIAAHQAALSHEDLKDAAADAIQSIEDRFNL comes from the coding sequence ATGGACGATACAACAAAAGAACGGATTGAGGCCTGGACGCCTTTGGGACGCCCGACCTTAAGCATCGCAGACACGGAACATCTTGAGCAAAAAACATTCGAAACATTCGCCCGCCGGTGGCAGGAGGTATCCGATTCCATCTCCTGGACAAACGGCAGTCGCCCTGCAGACCTGCCCGGTTTTTTTCTAAAAAAGAATATTCTGTATTCCGCCCTGCCCCTGGAACGCGAACTGGACCCTTTCTTAAAAGGCCTGGACGCGCTCGACCAACCCCAGTTAGGAGATGGTATCCAGAACACCTTAAACACGATTGAAGTACCCTGTCGGCTGACATTGTATATTGCCCTGCAATGCCCCCATTGCCCGGGGATGGTTGAGCGTCTCATCCCCCTTGCCGCAGCCTGTGAGAACATTCATCTTCACATCATTGACGGCTCCCTGTTTCCCGAAAAAGCCCAGGAAGACAAGGTCATGTCCGCACCCTGCCTGATTCTAAATGACGATGCCCGATGGACCGGGGCGGTGGCCGAAGAAGAAATTCTGGACATGATTGTTAATAAAGAGAGTATGGACCTGGATACCAAAGCATTGAAAACCATATTGGAGGATGGACGGGCAGAGTGGATCACCGAACGGATGCAAACGTCCGGACAATTGTTCAGAGGCTTTGCCGGACTTCTTTTACACGACACCTGGTCCGTTCGTTTGGGCGCCATGGTGGTGGTGGAAGCCCTTGCCGAGAATTCACCGGCTCTGTGTGCAGATATTGAAAAAATATTAGTCGACGCATTCAGCACCAGCGATGTCCCCGTCCAAGGCGACATTTTATACGGTCTGGGAGAGATCGGCACCCCGGATACCCGGGACTGGATCGCGGCCCACCAGGCAGCGCTGTCCCACGAAGATCTCAAGGATGCGGCAGCGGATGCAATACAATCCATTGAGGACCGATTCAATCTTTAA